ACAAGTTTTAtggtaaaaaaatatatattctctGTATATTACTTATCATCCATGCTCTGTAATGACCTCAGCTATGGGTTATGAACTTAATGCTTTTATGATTCCGATTAGAAGCGTTATCATATGCTTTTCTGGCTGAAAATTTGGTTTATAACGAATTTAAGGGACCATACCATAGACATGATTCATGATTTACTTTTAGAATATGTAAGTATGTATGTCTTGCTCCACGGAGCGAAATTTTCGtttctttaaaaattttatccttCGTGTTATTAGTAAACTTTCCTGGTCTTTTCATTCCCGTTGTTTAACAGTCCAGTATATATTTCATtatgttcttgaatttgttttgtTGTTCACAAGGTCAATGGCGCTTTGCTGATATTATTGGTTTGAATCTAACAGAAAAATTTTGTTGGGAAATATATGGTAAAAGAAGGCCTGAACTGGTAACTGTTAATATAATGCAGTTCATGTgaatttcttcttatttggGAATGAGCATCTCCAAGTTCTGAATGTCTTTGGTGTGCTTGAGCTTGATGTTTACATAAGGAGCTATTCGCATCCCGTCCGACTTTGCAGTAGtaattgatatatatttatcttgcAGGGTATAGTGAATGCCTATTGATCTATCCTTTGTCTGGCTCATTCAAAGTTAAAAAATGCATGCTTAAAGTTTTATGAAGCATCATGGTTGGTGAGTAGTTGTGTGATGTATCGAAAAGCAGAGGTCAACTTGCTTAAATTTGACGACCAGCGTACGAGTGATGTCGCTATACGGTTAAGAAATAAGGAGGGAAAACAGGAACTCTACTATTCACATTCACTTATTCTTAAAAGCAAGAGCAAGTACTTTGCAGATAGACTTTCGAACCAAAGTTCTCGTGCTTTTGTCGAGTTAGAGTGCTCAGAATTTGACTATGATTGCTATGTCAAACTTTTGAAGCTACTTTATCTTCCTTCAGACTCGGTTTTGGACACATGGGATTCTGTTCAATCTGCTCTTGGCGTTCTACAGGTGGCTGAAACTTTACAGTGTGAAGCAATTGTCAACAGTTGCATTCAGTACCTGGAGGCTGTACCTTGGGAAGATACTGAGGAAGGTGAGATTATTAAAGTAGTTTCACGATTAGGTCCAATGGCCATGCCTATGCTAGCAAGAATCCAACCCGTAAATGtaaatgcctcgaaaggtgttcTAATCTCTGCAATTCGCCTTGCCACCTCTACCGACCCTCCTTTCCCTCCTTTTGGAGACGAGCTTAGAATTTCTGCCCAAGAGCAAGTCGATTACATGCTCCGGGATGATGAAGACATGCCGTTGGTCACAGCTGATAATGAGGTAAAAATGGAAGCCAGGATTGGCCTGTCAAATACATTTTCTTTGTTTGAAAAAGAACTATCCTCAGTTTTGAAATTCGACATCACATCTACGGTAGCCGAGAGTAAAATTAGGCAGAATTTATCTGATCTTGAATGGATGTGCAATATTCTACCAAAAATGGGGCTTATGGATGAATTCGTTTTAAAATGGATTGATATATCTGATGATGTATTATTGGTTGTCGAAGACAAGAAACTCGAAAATATAATGTGGGGTTTAAAAGTCAAGATCATTGAAGTGACTTCAAAAGTACTTGATGCGGTAGGATATGGGAATGTGATTCTTGCAGCGCCACGACGAGTGAAGCTGCTCAAATCGTGGCTGCCGTTCATTAGAAAACTGAAGCCTATTCTTGATTCAATGATTGACAAGGACATGGAATTCCCTCACAAAATGGATGAAGATATGTGCCAAAGCATTGAAGGGGCAATAGTTTCCTTAGTTTTGGCGCTACCATCTGATGATCAAGCTGACATTCTTGCAGATTGGATGAATACAGAGCATGTAACATATCCTGATCTGAGCGAAGCTTTTGAGGTATGGTCTTTTAGAACGAAATCTGCCAAGAGAAGATTAGTTTCAGGTTTGGACAGAGTTGATGATGATGCTGTCATACTCTGATTTTCTCATGttttttgtttagttttatGCATCTCTTAGCGTGGGGGTGCTTAATTATTTAACCTCCATTTTACCTTGGTTTTATACATAACctgcattttttttaatctatgtAAGAGTCATTTTTATCCATGTCGAACCAATTCTTCTGTAGCCTGTTCACAAATTAAAAGGCATGTGAACTCCTTGGCTATGGTGGCAAATATAGAGTCACTGAAACCGTAGTAGAACCCCCGTGCCTGTGTTTTAGTAAATACAGCAAATTTCCTGCCCGGAGAAGAGTATGCTTGAGGTTTTTGAGATTGAATTTTCTGAAAACATGAAAATTGGTAGCGGTGAACTTGTTGGATAAGATGGAAGAGCAAGCACAACATGCCAAAGAATGAGAGGGGAAGGAGTTACTCAGCTGTCGAGTCAGTGGTGATTCGTGAAGGGTCGTGCATCACGACAGCACTCGAGGATAGTGGTGTCTTGAGGGGTGTTTGCAGCCAAGGATTCTTAGACCAATGTCTCTGATCACTCGGCCATCGAGTAAGAAGACGGTGGTGCAATGCGGTAGCGGGCCGGGCAAAGGGTGTCTGGCTTTGCAGCCATGGATTCATGGACCAAGGTCTCGGTTACAAATAGGAATGTTAAGCATCTTTAATGGCGGCAGAGATTCACGTGCATGCAGGCATACAAAACCATGCTCGTGGCACTTAAGAATTCGTAAACATTTCACATTACTAAAAAACAAGTAACGAAGTTCATATTAACCTGTAATATAAGGTACATAATTTGAAAACTCATGCATTCGTATCAAATATaggctaattgcatccacaccccctgtgaaaagtttaaaagacataaaatcccttgtgtaaaattaatagcatgttagaccctatgttttaaaaaaattagcataaaaacacctatgagagggtataaatgtgcccgagtttgtataacataggggtgaaatgtgctacattttaaaaaactgagggatgcattagcctattaatattttttaagaggttttatgtcttttagacttttcacaggagGTGTGGATGCAATTGGCCCTATCAAACATATAGGAGACACAACGATTATTTACAAGGATTATTCTCTAAATATGAGATATCAGGATTATCCCAGAAAATTGCAAAGCACGTTCAGTTTAGAAAATTATAtctttcaatatatatatagcttTTGAATTCAATTATACATTCTCCAGATAGTTTCGatggatgaaattttttttgagaaagCAAGAAACTTTGGGATATATGGCATTGACTTAAATCTCAGCTGTTATGATGAAGCATGTGTTGTTATGAGGTGACAAAATTATAGTCTGCTGCCAATGCTGATCGTCTTTTATCAAGTTGAATTTGTAAAAAGTTTGTAATCGATTCACTTTGCGTCTGGAAACAGTTCAGTTTGTGGGTCTTCATTTTTGCATCCATATCTTTCTTTTACTTTTATATTtcacaagttttttttttaaacacaatTGCTTCGGCTACATATTTCGATATCAATTATATGGTCAATAGTTGGAAGTCATTGTATCAAAAACTATGTATACATGGTGGATGATAGGATTCATATATTTTTAAACCATATAGTATTTAGTTTCATACATCACATTTTTATCATTGTACCAAAATAGACCATTTTTAGGGGAGACAACCAACACATTATAGATGGATATTGGGTTTATAGActtacaaaaaaaatatcacaatacataaaataataataacaagtaTTGCGCAGCCATTGCGTGTTGTATACTCCGTTTTTTTaacgaaaacaaaaaaaattgtaaaattttaaaatacaaaaaatacatCGTTTTcataaacaaataatcacaaaacACAAGATATATCTATTGTACAAAGTGAAtgacattttcgaaaataaaaatatatcaaatgacACAAATGAGTgtcattttgataaatgatAGAACACCTAATAACTAAAAAATAGAAAGCCACATCAAAT
This portion of the Henckelia pumila isolate YLH828 unplaced genomic scaffold, ASM3356847v2 CTG_80:::fragment_1, whole genome shotgun sequence genome encodes:
- the LOC140873758 gene encoding BTB/POZ domain-containing protein At3g05675-like, which produces MYRKAEVNLLKFDDQRTSDVAIRLRNKEGKQELYYSHSLILKSKSKYFADRLSNQSSRAFVELECSEFDYDCYVKLLKLLYLPSDSVLDTWDSVQSALGVLQVAETLQCEAIVNSCIQYLEAVPWEDTEEGEIIKVVSRLGPMAMPMLARIQPVNVNASKGVLISAIRLATSTDPPFPPFGDELRISAQEQVDYMLRDDEDMPLVTADNEVKMEARIGLSNTFSLFEKELSSVLKFDITSTVAESKIRQNLSDLEWMCNILPKMGLMDEFVLKWIDISDDVLLVVEDKKLENIMWGLKVKIIEVTSKVLDAVGYGNVILAAPRRVKLLKSWLPFIRKLKPILDSMIDKDMEFPHKMDEDMCQSIEGAIVSLVLALPSDDQADILADWMNTEHVTYPDLSEAFEVWSFRTKSAKRRLVSGLDRVDDDAVIL